One window of the Macadamia integrifolia cultivar HAES 741 unplaced genomic scaffold, SCU_Mint_v3 scaffold542, whole genome shotgun sequence genome contains the following:
- the LOC122069188 gene encoding meiotic recombination protein DMC1 homolog isoform X1: protein MIELKSEEQNQLQLVEREEFDDEDELFEAIDKLIAQGINAGDVKKLQDAGIYTCNGLMMHTKKSLTGIKGLSEAKVDKICEAAEKMVNFGYVTGSDLLLRRKSVVRITTGSHALDELLGGGIETLAITEAFGEFRSGKTQLAHTLCVSTQPKFLQLPLNMRGGNGKVAYIDTEGTFRPDRIVPIAERFGMDAGAVLDNIIYARAYTYEHQYNLLLGLASKMSEEPFRLLIVDSVIALFRVDFTGRGELAERQQKLAQMLSRLTKIAEEFNVAVYMTNQVIADPGGGVFISDPKKPAGGHVLAHAATVRLMFRKGKGEQRVCKVFDAPNLPEAEAVFQITSGGIADAKD from the exons ATGATCGAGTTAAA ATCCGAAGAACAGAACCAATTACAGCTTGTTGAAAGAGAAGAGTTCGATGACGAGGACGAGTTGTTTGAAGCGATCGATAAAC TAATTGCTCAAGGAATCAATGCTGGAGACGTTAAAAAGCTTCAAGATGCCGGAATCTACACCTGCAATGGCTTGATGATGCATACGAAAAAG AGCTTGACAGGGATAAAAGGATTATCTGAAGCGAAAGTTGATAAGATCTGTGAAGCTGCTGAAAAGATGGTG AATTTTGGTTACGTGACTGGTAGTGATCTTCTGCTCAGA AGGAAGTCTGTGGTTCGGATCACGACGGGAAGCCATGCCCTAGATGAACTGTTAGGCG GTGGAATTGAGACTCTAGCGATAACAGAAGCTTTTGGAGAATTCCG GTCTGGGAAAACTCAGCTTGCACATACTCTTTGCGTCTCCACACAG CCAAAATTTTTGCAGCTTCCGCTTAACATGCGTGGTGGGAACGGGAAGGTTGCTTATATTGACACTGAAGGAACTTT TCGACCAGATCGGATTGTACCAATAGCTGAAAGGTTCGGGATGGATGCAGGAGCAGTCCTTGACAAC ATTATTTATGCACGTGCTTACACATACGAGCATCAGTACAACCTGCTTCTTGGTCTCGCATCCAAAATGTCTGAAGAACCATTCAGACTTCTG ATAGTAGATTCAGTTATTGCTCTGTTTCGAGTAGATTTCACTGGAAGAGGTGAGCTTGCAGAGCGCCAG CAAAAACTGGCACAGATGCTCTCCCGTTTGACAAAGATAGCTGAGGAGTTCAATGTTGCAGTATACATGACCAACCAAG TTATAGCTGATCCGGGTGGAGGCGTTTTCATATCAGACCCGAAGAAACCAGCAGGAGGGCACGTGCTTGCCCATGCCGCCACAGTAAGATTGATGTTTAGGAAGGGCAAAGGAGAACAGAGAGTCTGCAAGGTCTTTGACGCCCCTAATCTGCCTGAGGCCGAAGCC GTTTTTCAGATAACCTCAGGCGGCATTGCAGACGCTAAGGACTGA
- the LOC122069188 gene encoding meiotic recombination protein DMC1 homolog isoform X2, protein MIELKSEEQNQLQLVEREEFDDEDELFEAIDKLIAQGINAGDVKKLQDAGIYTCNGLMMHTKKSLTGIKGLSEAKVDKICEAAEKMVNFGYVTGSDLLLRRKSVVRITTGSHALDELLGGGIETLAITEAFGEFRSGKTQLAHTLCVSTQLPLNMRGGNGKVAYIDTEGTFRPDRIVPIAERFGMDAGAVLDNIIYARAYTYEHQYNLLLGLASKMSEEPFRLLIVDSVIALFRVDFTGRGELAERQQKLAQMLSRLTKIAEEFNVAVYMTNQVIADPGGGVFISDPKKPAGGHVLAHAATVRLMFRKGKGEQRVCKVFDAPNLPEAEAVFQITSGGIADAKD, encoded by the exons ATGATCGAGTTAAA ATCCGAAGAACAGAACCAATTACAGCTTGTTGAAAGAGAAGAGTTCGATGACGAGGACGAGTTGTTTGAAGCGATCGATAAAC TAATTGCTCAAGGAATCAATGCTGGAGACGTTAAAAAGCTTCAAGATGCCGGAATCTACACCTGCAATGGCTTGATGATGCATACGAAAAAG AGCTTGACAGGGATAAAAGGATTATCTGAAGCGAAAGTTGATAAGATCTGTGAAGCTGCTGAAAAGATGGTG AATTTTGGTTACGTGACTGGTAGTGATCTTCTGCTCAGA AGGAAGTCTGTGGTTCGGATCACGACGGGAAGCCATGCCCTAGATGAACTGTTAGGCG GTGGAATTGAGACTCTAGCGATAACAGAAGCTTTTGGAGAATTCCG GTCTGGGAAAACTCAGCTTGCACATACTCTTTGCGTCTCCACACAG CTTCCGCTTAACATGCGTGGTGGGAACGGGAAGGTTGCTTATATTGACACTGAAGGAACTTT TCGACCAGATCGGATTGTACCAATAGCTGAAAGGTTCGGGATGGATGCAGGAGCAGTCCTTGACAAC ATTATTTATGCACGTGCTTACACATACGAGCATCAGTACAACCTGCTTCTTGGTCTCGCATCCAAAATGTCTGAAGAACCATTCAGACTTCTG ATAGTAGATTCAGTTATTGCTCTGTTTCGAGTAGATTTCACTGGAAGAGGTGAGCTTGCAGAGCGCCAG CAAAAACTGGCACAGATGCTCTCCCGTTTGACAAAGATAGCTGAGGAGTTCAATGTTGCAGTATACATGACCAACCAAG TTATAGCTGATCCGGGTGGAGGCGTTTTCATATCAGACCCGAAGAAACCAGCAGGAGGGCACGTGCTTGCCCATGCCGCCACAGTAAGATTGATGTTTAGGAAGGGCAAAGGAGAACAGAGAGTCTGCAAGGTCTTTGACGCCCCTAATCTGCCTGAGGCCGAAGCC GTTTTTCAGATAACCTCAGGCGGCATTGCAGACGCTAAGGACTGA
- the LOC122069188 gene encoding meiotic recombination protein DMC1 homolog isoform X3 translates to MIELKSEEQNQLQLVEREEFDDEDELFEAIDKLIAQGINAGDVKKLQDAGIYTCNGLMMHTKKSLTGIKGLSEAKVDKICEAAEKMVNFGYVTGSDLLLRRKSVVRITTGSHALDELLGGGIETLAITEAFGEFRSGKTQLAHTLCVSTQIIYARAYTYEHQYNLLLGLASKMSEEPFRLLIVDSVIALFRVDFTGRGELAERQQKLAQMLSRLTKIAEEFNVAVYMTNQVIADPGGGVFISDPKKPAGGHVLAHAATVRLMFRKGKGEQRVCKVFDAPNLPEAEAVFQITSGGIADAKD, encoded by the exons ATGATCGAGTTAAA ATCCGAAGAACAGAACCAATTACAGCTTGTTGAAAGAGAAGAGTTCGATGACGAGGACGAGTTGTTTGAAGCGATCGATAAAC TAATTGCTCAAGGAATCAATGCTGGAGACGTTAAAAAGCTTCAAGATGCCGGAATCTACACCTGCAATGGCTTGATGATGCATACGAAAAAG AGCTTGACAGGGATAAAAGGATTATCTGAAGCGAAAGTTGATAAGATCTGTGAAGCTGCTGAAAAGATGGTG AATTTTGGTTACGTGACTGGTAGTGATCTTCTGCTCAGA AGGAAGTCTGTGGTTCGGATCACGACGGGAAGCCATGCCCTAGATGAACTGTTAGGCG GTGGAATTGAGACTCTAGCGATAACAGAAGCTTTTGGAGAATTCCG GTCTGGGAAAACTCAGCTTGCACATACTCTTTGCGTCTCCACACAG ATTATTTATGCACGTGCTTACACATACGAGCATCAGTACAACCTGCTTCTTGGTCTCGCATCCAAAATGTCTGAAGAACCATTCAGACTTCTG ATAGTAGATTCAGTTATTGCTCTGTTTCGAGTAGATTTCACTGGAAGAGGTGAGCTTGCAGAGCGCCAG CAAAAACTGGCACAGATGCTCTCCCGTTTGACAAAGATAGCTGAGGAGTTCAATGTTGCAGTATACATGACCAACCAAG TTATAGCTGATCCGGGTGGAGGCGTTTTCATATCAGACCCGAAGAAACCAGCAGGAGGGCACGTGCTTGCCCATGCCGCCACAGTAAGATTGATGTTTAGGAAGGGCAAAGGAGAACAGAGAGTCTGCAAGGTCTTTGACGCCCCTAATCTGCCTGAGGCCGAAGCC GTTTTTCAGATAACCTCAGGCGGCATTGCAGACGCTAAGGACTGA